AATCACCCCAGTTTTTTCAACCGCCCGAAGCATGACTTTTGCTTCCTCTACGTTGCGGGCTAGGGGCTTTTCGCATATCACATGCTTTCCGTTTTCAGTAGCTGACATAACTGCCTTTTTGTGGAGGAAATTGGGTATCCCTATATCCACAACGTCCACTTTAGGGTCTTTGCAAAGTTTTTCTATGAAGTTTTCGCCTGAGTATGTGCTTTTTATTCCAAAACTATTGGCAAACTCTTTAACAGCTTCTTTTGTGCGTCCTCCGACGGCTACAATGTTTGCCTCTGGAATTTCCTTGTAAGAAGGCATGTGAAATTCTCTCTGGACAAAACCGTAGCCCAATAAACCAATGTTTAGTTTTTTCATAATTCACTTTCCGAAAATAGGTTATTTTCTGGGGTCATTTTAAAATTTTCTGTTCACGATATTAGCGCATCCAAATATTTCTTTCCAGAGAGCAATCCCTCTATGCCTTTTAGGAAGGGATCTTCATGTTCAATGCTTAGGACATAATCGTAGCCCTTTTCTTTTAATGTCGCTATGAAATTTTGCCAGTCTATCACTCCTTGTCCAGGTATTCTGTATCGCCACCATCCGCTGCCGATTATGCCAACCTCACTTAGTCTAGCGGGTAGTATTTCTGTGTCCTTTGCGTGTGTATGATAGATTCTGTCTCCAAACTTTCGTGTCGACTCTATATAGTCTATTTTTTGCCAAACTAAATGCGAAGGATCTAGGTTAAGACCAAAAGCTTTTGATGGGATTATTTTAAACATTTTCTCCCAGATTTCCGGAGAATAGGCAATGTTTCCCGGAACATATGGAGCTTGCCATCCGATCATAGGGCAGTTCTCAACCGCAATTTTAACCCCATGCGCTTCTGCATAATCCACCAGCGGAGGAAACACTTCAGCAAACACGTTAAGCACTTCGTCTAATGCTGCGGGAAAGCCGCCAACAAACGTGCAGACAACACTCACATCTAACGTTGCAGATGCTTCGATCATCCTTCTGACTGCCGCATGGTTTTTCTCCCTCTCCTTAACATTAGAAGCTAAATTGTTCGGATAGTATGCCAGACCAGAAATGGCA
The Candidatus Thorarchaeota archaeon genome window above contains:
- a CDS encoding Gfo/Idh/MocA family oxidoreductase; the encoded protein is MKKLNIGLLGYGFVQREFHMPSYKEIPEANIVAVGGRTKEAVKEFANSFGIKSTYSGENFIEKLCKDPKVDVVDIGIPNFLHKKAVMSATENGKHVICEKPLARNVEEAKVMLRAVEKTGVI
- a CDS encoding sugar phosphate isomerase/epimerase, with translation MKIGFLTKILGELDFEKLVSWASKNEFEALEADASPKSKHIDPEKILKGETGGIKKLLSESGIAISGLAYYPNNLASNVKEREKNHAAVRRMIEASATLDVSVVCTFVGGFPAALDEVLNVFAEVFPPLVDYAEAHGVKIAVENCPMIGWQAPYVPGNIAYSPEIWEKMFKIIPSKAFGLNLDPSHLVWQKIDYIESTRKFGDRIYHTHAKDTEILPARLSEVGIIGSGWWRYRIPGQGVIDWQNFIATLKEKGYDYVLSIEHEDPFLKGIEGLLSGKKYLDALIS